The following proteins are co-located in the Macadamia integrifolia cultivar HAES 741 chromosome 3, SCU_Mint_v3, whole genome shotgun sequence genome:
- the LOC122074633 gene encoding prohibitin-1, mitochondrial, which translates to MNFNNVKVPKMPGGGASSALLKVGVIGGLGLYAALNSLYNVEGGHRAIVFNRLVGVKDKVYPEGTHLMVPWFDRPVIYDVRARPHLVESTSGSRDLQMVKIGLRVLTRPVPDQLPEIYRTLGENYNERVLPSIIHETLKAVVAQYNASQLITQREAVSREIRKILTERAANFNIALDDVSLTSLTFGREFTAAIEAKQVAAQEAERAKFVVEKAEQDKRSAVIRAQGEAKSAQLIGQAIADNPAFITLRKIEAAREIANTISNSANRVFLSSEDLLLNLQEMNLESGKK; encoded by the exons ATGAACTTCAACAATGTTAAAGTTCCAAAGATGCCAGGGGGAGGTGCTTCTTCTGCTCTACTCAAGGTGGGAGTTATTGGTGGCCTTGGTCTGTATGCAGCACTTAATAGCCTCTACAATGTTGAGGGTGGACATCGTGCTATTGTCTTCAACCGTCTAGTTGGTGTTAAAGACAAg GTTTATCCAGAAGGAACACATCTGATGGTCCCATGGTTTGATAGGCCAGTGATTTATGATGTCCGTGCACGTCCTCATCTTGTGGAGAGTACTTCGGGAAGCCGCGACCTCCAAATG GTCAAGATTGGGCTTCGAGTTCTTACACGACCTGTGCCAGACCAGTTACCTGAAATCTATCGAACTCTTGGGGAGAACTATAATGAGAGAGTCCTGCCTTCAATAATTCATGAAACCTTGAAAGCTGTGGTAGCACAGTACAATGCCAGCCAGCTTATCACCCAGAGAGAG GCTGTTAGTAGGGAAATACGAAAGATATTGACGGAAAGGGCAGCCAACTTCAACATTGCCTTGGATGATGTGTCCCTTACGAGCCTTACGTTTGGAAGGGAGTTTACTGCTGCAATTGAAGCTAAACAGGTTGCGGCACAAGAAGCTGAGCGGGCCAAATTTGTGGTAGAAAAAGCGGAGCAAGACAAGAGAAGTGCTGTTATCCGGGCACAG GGTGAAGCTAAGAGTGCCCAACTGATCGGTCAAGCTATTGCAGACAATCCAGCATTCATCACCTTAAGGAAAATTGAAGCTGCAAGAGAAATAGCAAATACAATTTCCAACTCAGCAAACCGGGTTTTCTTGAGTTCAGAGGACCTGTTGTTGAACCTTCAGGAGATGAATTTAGAGAGTGGGAAGAAATAA
- the LOC122074591 gene encoding low affinity sulfate transporter 3-like produces MGSLATVSFDVDQQHNIEHTSHVERTRRWVLDPPEPPSLWCELMGKYSSSSFRARLQLRSVVVFLEGLFPILSWGRSYNFEKFKNDFMAGLTLSSLSIPQSIGYASLANLDPQYGLYTSVVPPLIYGLMGSSSEMAIGPVAVVSLLLSSMIQKLVDPEGDPITYRNIVFTTTFFAGIFQAMFGLFRLGFLVDFLSHAAIVGFTGGAAILICMQQLKGLLGISHFTTKTDVISVLKAVWINHAQWSSLNFVLGCSFLIFIIITRFLGRKNRKLFWLPAIAPLVSVILSTLMVFRTRADKDGILIVKHIRGGLNPSSAKQLMFKGPHIGEVAKFGFISAIIALLEATAVSRSFATIEGYHLDGNKEMLAIGIMNIVGSLSSCYVATGSFSRTAVNFMAGSQTVVSNMIMAVMVVISLELFTKLLYFTPISILASIILSALPGLIDVNGAYHIWKVDKLDFLACIGAFFGVVFASVEIGLLAAVIISFGRILFYTIRPRTEVLGRLPTTDIFCSINQYPSAVKTPGILIARIQSSLLCFANSNYVRERIVKWVMEEEGKETKTNEEKGRIQVVILDLCNLMNIDTSGIHALEELHEKLVSHGTELAIANPWSQVIQKLKLVKFVEKIEERVFLTVGEAVQTCLQTMKDQVMTSL; encoded by the exons ATGGGTTCGTTGGCCACTGTGAGCTTTGATGTTGATCAACAGCACAACATTGAGCACACGAGTCATGTGGAGAGGACCAGACGATGGGTGCTAGACCCACCTGAGCCACCGAGTCTGTGGTGTGAGCTCATGGGCAAGTACTCATCTTCATCTTTCAGAGCTAGACTACAACTTCGATCTGTGGTTGTGTTCTTAGAAGGCCTTTTCCCGATCCTCAGTTGGGGTCGTAGTTACAATTTTGAGAAGttcaaaaatgattttatggCAGGTTTAACTCTTTCCAGCCTTAGCATTCCACAG AGTATTGGGTATGCAAGTTTAGCAAACCTTGATCCTCAATATGGGCTCT ACACTAGTGTTGTACCGCCTCTGATCTATGGTTTAATGGGGAGTTCAAGTGAGATGGCCATTGGACCAGTGGCTGTGGTTTCGCTCCTATTGTCTTCCATGATTCAGAAACTAGTAGATCCTGAGGGTGATCCCATTACTTACAGAAACATTGTCTTCACCACCACTTTCTTTGCTGGTATCTTTCAAGCTATGTTTGGACTGTTCAG GTTGGGTTTTCTTGTGGATTTCCTGTCACATGCAGCCATTGTTGGGTTCACTGGGGGTGCAGCAATCCTCATATGTATGCAACAGTTAAAGGGTCTTCTTGGCATCAGTCACTTTACTACCAAAACTGATGTCATCTCTGTCTTAAAAGCAGTTTGGATCAATCACGCG CAGTGGAGCTCCCTTAATTTTGTTCTTGGGTGCTCATTCCTGATTTTCATCATAATCACCAGGTTCTTG GGTAGAAAGAATAGGAAGCTCTTCTGGTTACCTGCCATTGCTCCTCTGGTATCTGTTATTTTATCAACTCTAATGGTTTTCCGAACAAGAGCAGATAAGGATGGAATTCTAATAGTGAAACATATTAGAGGAGGCTTGAATCCAAGTTCAGCTAAGCAATTAATGTTTAAAGGACCACATATTGGTGAAGTGGCAAAATTTGGATTTATCTCTGCCATCATTGCTCTCCTG GAAGCCACGGCTGTCAGCAGATCATTTGCAACCATTGAGGGTTACCATCTCGATGGGAATAAGGAAATGCTAGCAATAGGCATCATGAACATTGTGGGTTCTTTAAGTTCATGCTATGTGGCGACTG GTTCATTCTCGCGAACAGCGGTTAATTTCATGGCGGGTTCTCAAACAGTTGTCTCAAATATGATCATGGCTGTAATGGTGgttatatcattggaattgttCACTAAGCTCCTTTATTTCACTCCAATTTCAATCCTTGCATCAATTATTCTATCTGCGCTTCCTGGACTAATCGATGTAAATGGAGCTTATCACATTTGGAAGGTTGATAAACTAGACTTCCTTGCTTGTATAGGAGCATTCTTTGGGGTGGTGTTTGCATCGGTGGAGATTGGTCTTTTAGCTGCG GTAATCATCTCATTTGGGAGGATACTATTTTACACAATTCGACCACGTACAGAAGTCCTTGGAAGGCTCCCAACTACTGATATTTTCTGTAGCATTAATCAATATCCTAGTGCTGTTAAGACTCCTGGCATCCTTATAGCTCGCATACAGTCATCCCTTCTTTGTTTCGCAAACTCCAATTATGTGAGAGAAAG GATAGTAAAGTGGGtaatggaggaagaagggaaggaaacaaaaacaaatgaagaaaaaggaaggattCAAGTAGTAATCCTTGATTTGTGTA ACTTGATGAACATTGACACTTCTGGAATCCATGCATTAGAAGAACTACATGAGAAGTTGGTTTCCCATGGTACAGAG TTAGCCATAGCCAACCCTTGGAGCCAAGTAATTCAAAAGTTAAAGTTGGTCAAGTTTGTGGAGAAGATTGAAGAAAGGGTCTTCCTTACAGTTGGTGAAGCTGTGCAAACATGCCTTCAAACTATGAAGGACCAAGTGATGACCTCTCTTTGA
- the LOC122074769 gene encoding protein NEN4-like: MVGAQNRIEMAPSTSSSGEGRGAEIVFFDLETTVPSEAGKKFWVLEFGAIVVCPRNLVELDSFCTLIRPPDLTVVRLKSGRSDGITRKAVASAPMFEDVADRIFSILNGRVWAGHNIQRFDCARIKEAFAEIGQPAPVPVGKIDSLGILKQKFGKRAGDMKMATLAAYFGLGEQKHRSLEDVRMNLEILKHCATVLFLESTLPAVLVNNSQGSSTVVTRSRSNGQLLHGEETSRKSHIPLEYQKAHTPLEYPKAAPYVRMSERIKNLMCKAQNKPPLTNFLEHSHSLLR; encoded by the exons ATGGTTGGAGCTCAGAATAGGATTGAAATGGCTCCAAGTACTAGTTCAagtggggaaggaagaggagcaGAGATtgtgttctttgatttggaaacAACAGTACCTAGTGAAGCTGGAAAAAAGTTTTGGGTATTGGAGTTTGGTGCAATTGTAGTTTGTCCAAGGAATCTGGTTGAGCTGGATAGCTTCTGTACTCTCATCAGACCGCCGGACCTCACGGTGGTTAGACTTAAGTCCGGTCGATCAGATGGTATAACTCGAAAAGCGGTTGCTAGTGCTCCCATGTTTGAGGATGTGGCTGATAGGATTTTTAGTATCTTGAATGGTAGAGTATGGGCTGGACATAACATACAGAGATTTGATTGTGCTCGGATTAAGGAGGCTTTTGCTGAAATCGGCCAGCCTGCTCCGGTGCCTGTTGGGAAGATTGATTCATTGGGGATACTCAAACAGAAGTTTGGCAAGAGAGCTGGTGACATGAAG ATGGCAACTTTGGCTGCTTACTTTGGCCTTGGCGAACAAAAACACAG GAGTCTCGAGGATGTCAGGATGAACTTAGAGATCCTCAAGCACTGTGCAACTGTTTTATTCTTG GAATCAACCCTTCCTGCTGTACTGGTTAATAACTCACAGGGCTCTTCAACAGTTGTGACAAGAAGTAGGAGTAATGGGCAGTTATTACATGGAGAAGAAACAAGCAGAAAGTCTCATATTCCCCTTGAGTACCAGAAAGCTCATACTCCTCTTGAGTACCCAAAAGCTGCTCCCTATGTTAGG aTGTCAGAGAGGATAAAGAATCTCATGTGTAAAGCCCAGAATAAACCACCTCTAACTAACTTCCTTGAGCATTCTCATTCACTGTTGAGATGA